From a single Cnuibacter physcomitrellae genomic region:
- a CDS encoding tetratricopeptide repeat protein, translated as MSMTPPLPGNLRGAVDLSSLVSRAQAPAPTAGGPAGEGAGGASSLIVSASDANFPQIVELSNTVPVLVDLAAPWAEPSQELSAVLDRVVASYGGRLVLARVDVEASPQIAQAFQAQSIPTVAAIIGGRPVGLFAGVYPEDQIRDVIEQVLQLAQQNGVTGTVPVEGGPAEGDAAEPVEEPLPPHHAEAYEAISTGDYDTAIAEYQTAIAQNPRDSLAVAGLAQVQLLKRLDGVSLDDVRSDAAAHPDDLDAQLLVADLDVSGGHIDDAFGRLLDLFPKQDQAGKDRIRARLLDLFEVVGTDDPRVAKARTRLAGLLF; from the coding sequence ATGAGCATGACGCCCCCGTTGCCCGGCAACCTCCGCGGCGCCGTCGACCTGTCGAGTCTGGTGTCGCGGGCACAGGCTCCGGCTCCCACGGCCGGCGGGCCCGCCGGTGAGGGCGCCGGCGGAGCGTCCTCGCTCATCGTGAGCGCGTCCGACGCGAACTTCCCGCAGATCGTCGAGCTGTCGAACACGGTGCCGGTCCTCGTCGACCTCGCCGCGCCCTGGGCCGAGCCCAGCCAGGAGCTCTCCGCCGTGCTCGACCGCGTCGTCGCCTCCTACGGCGGGCGCCTGGTCCTCGCGCGGGTCGACGTGGAGGCCAGCCCGCAGATCGCGCAGGCCTTCCAGGCTCAGTCGATCCCGACGGTCGCCGCGATCATCGGCGGTCGCCCCGTCGGGCTCTTCGCGGGCGTGTACCCGGAGGACCAGATCCGCGACGTGATCGAGCAGGTGCTCCAGCTCGCGCAGCAGAACGGCGTCACGGGCACCGTGCCCGTGGAGGGTGGGCCCGCCGAGGGCGACGCTGCCGAGCCGGTCGAGGAGCCGCTGCCGCCCCACCACGCGGAGGCGTACGAGGCGATCTCCACCGGCGACTACGACACCGCCATCGCCGAGTACCAGACCGCGATCGCGCAGAACCCCCGCGACTCCCTCGCCGTGGCCGGGCTCGCGCAGGTGCAGCTCCTCAAGCGCCTCGACGGGGTGTCCCTCGACGACGTGCGCTCCGACGCCGCCGCGCACCCCGATGACCTCGACGCGCAGCTCCTCGTCGCCGACCTCGACGTGTCGGGCGGTCACATCGACGACGCCTTCGGACGGCTCCTCGACCTCTTCCCGAAGCAGGACCAGGCCGGCAAGGACCGCATCCGTGCGCGCCTCCTCGACCTCTTCGAGGTCGTGGGCACCGACGACCCCCGCGTCGCCAAGGCCCGCACCCGTCTGGCCGGGCTCCTGTTCTAG
- a CDS encoding AI-2E family transporter has protein sequence MKIQNAFTLGLVATLGVGVGLLIIGAVASLATILTYVGVALFIALGLDPIITWLERKRWPRWLALVTVLIVVLGIVTGLVFAVVPIIVEQTSQLITTVPEVVNRVLDERWRESLTQQLGGFIDINEVYNAVVSYFQDTSNITALAGGALQVGIGIASGAFGVVIVLILTLYFTASLNSMKRAAYRLVPASRRERFADLAEQITHSVGRFVVGQISLGLINGILSFIFLSIIGAPFPAVLAFLAGMLSVIPLVGTISGSVIIVLVCLIPGLSTGNGLIPGLSTPILALVAGIYYIVYMQVEAYVLSPRIMNRAVSVPGALVVIAALAGGTLLGVLGALVAIPIAASILLIIKQVVIPLQNER, from the coding sequence GTGAAGATCCAGAACGCGTTCACGCTGGGCCTGGTCGCCACGCTGGGCGTGGGTGTCGGGCTGCTGATCATCGGGGCGGTCGCGTCGCTCGCGACCATCCTGACCTACGTCGGCGTCGCGCTCTTCATCGCCCTCGGCCTCGACCCGATCATCACCTGGCTGGAGCGCAAGAGGTGGCCCCGCTGGCTCGCGCTCGTGACGGTGCTCATCGTGGTGCTGGGGATCGTGACCGGGCTGGTCTTCGCCGTGGTGCCGATCATCGTCGAGCAGACATCGCAGCTGATCACCACGGTGCCCGAGGTCGTCAACCGCGTGCTCGACGAGCGCTGGCGCGAGAGCCTGACCCAGCAGCTCGGCGGATTCATCGACATCAACGAGGTCTACAACGCCGTCGTCAGCTACTTCCAGGACACGAGCAACATCACGGCGCTCGCGGGCGGCGCGCTCCAGGTGGGCATCGGCATCGCCAGCGGGGCCTTCGGCGTCGTCATCGTCCTCATCCTCACGCTGTACTTCACCGCCTCGCTCAACAGCATGAAGCGCGCCGCGTACCGGCTCGTCCCGGCGAGCCGGAGAGAGCGCTTCGCCGACCTCGCGGAGCAGATCACGCACTCGGTGGGCCGGTTCGTCGTCGGTCAGATCAGCCTCGGCCTCATCAACGGCATCCTGAGCTTCATCTTCCTGAGCATCATCGGTGCGCCGTTCCCCGCGGTGCTCGCCTTCCTCGCGGGCATGCTGTCGGTCATCCCGCTGGTGGGCACCATCTCGGGATCGGTCATCATCGTGCTGGTCTGCCTCATCCCCGGACTGTCCACCGGGAACGGGCTGATCCCCGGCCTCAGCACCCCGATCCTCGCCCTGGTCGCCGGCATCTACTACATCGTGTACATGCAGGTCGAGGCGTACGTGCTCAGCCCGCGCATCATGAACCGCGCGGTCTCGGTGCCGGGCGCCCTCGTCGTCATCGCGGCCCTCGCCGGCGGAACCCTCCTCGGCGTGCTCGGCGCCCTGGTGGCCATCCCGATCGCGGCCTCGATCCTGCTCATCATCAAGCAGGTCGTCATCCCCCTCCAGAACGAGCGCTGA
- a CDS encoding alpha/beta hydrolase — protein sequence MEIRSTTLLPAVREDVELHTADGLTLVGELAVPDGRPPVATLVTLHPLPTGGGFMDSHILRKAAARLPALADLAVLRFNTRGTSSPRGTSEGSFDHGEGERHDLDAAMAFVRERGLPHPWLVGWSFGTELALKYGARHEIDGAILLSPPLHRTSAAEVAAWDGNGKRLVALIPELDDYLRPPEARERFSGVSDIELVEVEGGKHLWVGENQTRRVLDEIVARVNPAVPLPLPTVYHLPD from the coding sequence ATCGAGATCCGCAGCACCACGCTGCTCCCCGCCGTGCGGGAGGACGTCGAGCTGCACACCGCCGACGGGCTCACGCTCGTGGGTGAGCTCGCGGTCCCGGACGGCCGCCCGCCCGTGGCGACTCTCGTCACCCTCCACCCGCTGCCCACGGGCGGCGGGTTCATGGACTCCCACATCCTGCGGAAGGCGGCCGCCCGGCTTCCTGCCCTCGCCGACCTCGCCGTCCTCCGGTTCAACACCCGGGGCACCTCGTCGCCCCGAGGGACCAGCGAGGGCTCGTTCGACCACGGGGAGGGCGAGCGACACGACCTCGACGCCGCGATGGCCTTCGTCCGTGAGCGCGGCCTCCCGCATCCGTGGCTCGTCGGCTGGTCGTTCGGCACCGAGCTGGCCTTGAAGTACGGTGCCCGACACGAGATCGACGGCGCCATCCTGCTCTCGCCCCCGCTCCACCGCACGTCGGCCGCGGAGGTCGCGGCGTGGGACGGCAACGGGAAGCGCCTGGTGGCGCTCATCCCGGAGCTCGACGACTACCTGCGCCCGCCCGAGGCGCGCGAGCGGTTCTCCGGCGTCTCCGACATCGAGCTCGTCGAGGTGGAGGGTGGGAAGCACCTCTGGGTGGGGGAGAACCAGACGCGGCGCGTGCTCGACGAGATCGTCGCCCGGGTGAACCCCGCCGTGCCGCTTCCGCTGCCGACGGTCTACCACCTGCCCGACTGA
- a CDS encoding cation:proton antiporter, with amino-acid sequence MRPEIIAVIGLIVIVALAALAPKLRLATPLVVVIVGLGVSLIPGVPPITIPSEWVLAVVLPPLLYSSAINVPLVDFRKNIGSITVLSVVLVFASAFIIGLGLWAIVPEIGFPAAIALGAVISPTDAVAATSIGKRLGLPPRLIATLEGESLVNDASALVLLRSATVAISGGVAFGGVVVDFFTSAGIAVAIGLVVGFLAVFVRSRLRDSVLNTALSFTIPFVAYLPTEVLNASGVLAVVVAGLYTGHHGARRFTAVTRLSERLNWRTINFLLENGVFLLMGLALKEIVTTAVVRDHGAASLDATGAILFGVLAALALLGIRFGFVAPLLFVQRWWAGRRRAAGPPHEGPVGMRGSLVLTWAGMRGVVTVAAAQSLPENTPFRAQLILIAFTVAVVTLLGQGMTLPAVIRLSGVRGVDKAADEESFATLVDELREAGEETLRAESVQLPSGESVDPTVIDRVRTDAQLRSESVWENARESDEDASTPHRQYRELRLEVLKAERGALLDARSRGDYPSRVLARAQTMLDQEEARLYQAVGDDDE; translated from the coding sequence ATGCGGCCGGAGATCATCGCAGTGATCGGGCTGATCGTCATCGTCGCCCTCGCCGCGCTGGCGCCGAAGCTCCGGCTGGCCACGCCGCTCGTCGTGGTCATCGTGGGTCTCGGCGTCTCCCTCATCCCCGGGGTCCCGCCGATCACCATCCCGTCGGAGTGGGTGCTGGCGGTCGTCCTCCCGCCGCTGCTCTACTCCTCGGCCATCAACGTCCCGCTGGTCGACTTCAGGAAGAACATCGGCTCGATCACCGTCCTGTCGGTGGTGCTCGTCTTCGCGAGCGCGTTCATCATCGGACTCGGGCTCTGGGCGATCGTCCCGGAGATCGGGTTCCCCGCGGCGATCGCGCTCGGCGCGGTGATCAGCCCCACGGATGCGGTGGCCGCCACCTCGATCGGCAAGCGGCTCGGGCTGCCTCCCCGCCTCATCGCCACGCTCGAGGGCGAGAGCCTCGTCAACGACGCGTCCGCCCTGGTGCTCCTGCGTTCGGCCACGGTCGCGATCAGCGGCGGCGTCGCCTTCGGGGGAGTGGTCGTCGACTTCTTCACCTCCGCGGGCATTGCCGTGGCGATCGGACTCGTGGTGGGGTTCCTCGCCGTCTTCGTGCGTTCCCGCCTCCGCGACAGCGTCCTCAACACGGCGCTGTCGTTCACGATCCCGTTCGTGGCGTACCTGCCGACCGAGGTGCTCAACGCCTCCGGGGTGCTCGCCGTCGTCGTCGCCGGGCTCTACACGGGCCATCACGGCGCGAGACGGTTCACCGCGGTCACGCGGCTCAGCGAGCGCCTCAACTGGCGCACCATCAACTTCCTGCTCGAGAACGGCGTCTTCCTGTTGATGGGCCTGGCCCTGAAGGAGATCGTGACGACGGCCGTCGTGCGCGACCACGGCGCGGCGTCGCTCGACGCGACGGGCGCCATCCTCTTCGGGGTGCTGGCGGCGCTCGCCCTGCTCGGGATCCGCTTCGGCTTCGTGGCCCCGCTGTTGTTCGTCCAGCGCTGGTGGGCCGGTCGTCGGCGCGCCGCCGGGCCGCCGCACGAGGGTCCGGTGGGGATGCGGGGGAGTCTCGTCCTCACCTGGGCGGGCATGCGCGGAGTGGTCACGGTGGCGGCGGCGCAGAGCCTTCCGGAGAACACCCCGTTCCGGGCGCAGCTGATCCTCATCGCGTTCACCGTGGCCGTGGTGACCCTGCTGGGTCAGGGGATGACGCTCCCCGCCGTCATCCGGCTGTCTGGGGTGCGGGGTGTCGACAAGGCGGCCGACGAGGAGTCGTTCGCCACCCTCGTCGACGAGCTGCGCGAGGCCGGGGAGGAGACGCTCCGGGCCGAGAGCGTGCAGCTGCCGAGCGGCGAGTCCGTCGACCCGACCGTCATCGACCGCGTCCGCACCGACGCGCAGCTGCGGAGCGAGTCGGTGTGGGAGAACGCCCGCGAGAGCGACGAGGACGCGAGCACGCCGCATCGCCAGTACCGGGAGCTGCGTCTCGAGGTCCTGAAGGCCGAGCGCGGCGCACTGCTCGACGCCCGCTCACGGGGCGACTACCCCTCTCGCGTGCTCGCGCGGGCGCAGACGATGCTCGACCAGGAGGAGGCACGCCTCTACCAGGCTGTCGGCGACGACGACGAGTGA
- a CDS encoding transglycosylase SLT domain-containing protein, protein MSLKRDVHPGVRIGLQVVAFGVAAAFVGLFALQPRTASLANAAYYAPDNAVGSSASQSLATSGSASSTVSRDGYQVTEPPAPEPVVAPVAVTSGSGSSSSTGSGGAPADCRALSVPQPGPPEPGTPKDAGYQAVLAHGWDVQEYYYLLALWNRESGWNPSAENTSSGAYGIPQALPGSKMAAFGDDWQTNPATQIAWGLSYISGRYGTPCEAWASSEERGWY, encoded by the coding sequence GTGTCGCTCAAGCGTGACGTGCATCCGGGTGTGAGGATCGGACTGCAGGTGGTGGCCTTCGGCGTCGCCGCCGCCTTCGTCGGGCTCTTCGCGCTGCAGCCGCGCACCGCATCCCTCGCCAACGCCGCCTACTACGCCCCCGACAACGCCGTCGGCAGCTCGGCGTCGCAGTCCCTCGCGACGAGCGGATCCGCCTCCTCGACCGTGTCGCGCGACGGATACCAGGTCACCGAGCCCCCGGCCCCCGAGCCCGTGGTCGCGCCGGTGGCGGTGACGAGCGGTTCCGGCTCCTCGTCCTCCACCGGGTCCGGTGGCGCACCGGCCGACTGCCGTGCCCTCTCGGTCCCGCAGCCCGGCCCGCCCGAGCCCGGCACGCCGAAGGATGCGGGATATCAGGCCGTGCTCGCCCACGGCTGGGACGTTCAGGAGTACTACTACCTGCTCGCGCTCTGGAACCGGGAGTCGGGCTGGAACCCCTCGGCCGAGAACACCTCGAGTGGCGCCTACGGCATCCCCCAGGCCCTCCCGGGCAGCAAGATGGCCGCGTTCGGCGACGACTGGCAGACCAATCCCGCCACGCAGATCGCCTGGGGCCTGTCCTACATCAGCGGCCGGTACGGCACCCCCTGCGAGGCGTGGGCCTCGTCGGAGGAGCGCGGCTGGTACTGA
- a CDS encoding ABC transporter ATP-binding protein: protein MSVVDVKDLRVTFRGGSREVRAVHGVSLAVESGEVLAIVGESGSGKTVTARTMLGLLPETAAVSGAVVLSTASDGSVDVVAVTGSRLRELRGRDVSMVFQEPSTALNPVYTVGWQIAEGLRAHGRLSRAEAKRRAIDILRVVGIPDPETRVDHYPHQFSGGQKQRIVIACALVQRPGLIVADEPTTALDVTVQAEILDLLRRLRDELGTAIVLITHNMGVVADLADRVAVMYDGEVVEQADVRTLFASPQADYTKALLAAVPRVGARTQERRRAVSSATPVVEADRVEIEYAGRFGRRAFRAVDGVSFRIAPGEVLGLVGESGSGKTTIGRAIGGLTRATGGSLKVLGTEMVGFSERAFKPLRADIGFVFQDPAASFNPLLTIADAVAEPLVIHGRARSTAQARPRVDELLEAVQLPRAYGDRFPHELSGGQRQRVSLARALALEPKLVIADEPTSALDVSVQARVLELFAELQSSLGFACLFISHDLAVVDLLADRIAVLYHGKLVEEGDAAEVLGSPQHEYTKRLLESLPVPDPVEQAARRAARTS from the coding sequence ATGAGCGTCGTCGACGTGAAGGACCTCCGGGTCACGTTCCGTGGTGGATCGAGAGAGGTCCGCGCCGTCCACGGGGTCTCGCTCGCCGTCGAGAGCGGCGAGGTGCTCGCCATCGTGGGCGAGTCGGGCAGCGGCAAGACCGTGACGGCGCGCACGATGCTGGGCCTCCTCCCGGAGACGGCCGCCGTGTCCGGCGCCGTGGTCCTCAGCACCGCCTCCGACGGCTCCGTCGACGTCGTGGCGGTGACCGGCAGCCGGCTCAGGGAGCTCCGCGGCCGCGATGTGTCCATGGTGTTCCAGGAGCCCTCCACGGCGCTGAACCCCGTGTACACCGTCGGCTGGCAGATCGCGGAGGGCCTCCGCGCCCACGGTCGCCTCTCGCGCGCCGAGGCGAAGCGGAGGGCGATCGACATCCTGCGTGTCGTCGGCATCCCGGATCCGGAGACCCGCGTCGACCACTACCCGCACCAGTTCTCCGGCGGCCAGAAGCAGCGCATCGTGATCGCGTGCGCGCTCGTGCAGCGTCCGGGGCTGATCGTCGCCGACGAGCCGACGACGGCGCTCGACGTCACCGTGCAGGCCGAGATCCTCGACCTGCTGCGCCGGCTCCGCGATGAGCTCGGCACGGCGATCGTCCTGATCACGCACAACATGGGTGTGGTCGCCGACCTGGCCGACCGGGTGGCGGTCATGTACGACGGCGAGGTGGTCGAGCAGGCGGACGTGCGGACCTTGTTCGCGTCGCCGCAGGCGGACTACACGAAGGCGCTGCTCGCCGCCGTGCCCCGGGTCGGCGCTCGCACCCAGGAACGCCGCCGCGCGGTGAGCAGCGCGACCCCGGTCGTGGAGGCCGATCGGGTGGAGATCGAATACGCCGGCCGCTTCGGACGCAGGGCGTTCCGCGCCGTGGACGGGGTCTCGTTCCGCATCGCCCCCGGTGAGGTGCTCGGCCTCGTCGGCGAGAGCGGCTCGGGCAAGACCACGATCGGTCGCGCGATCGGCGGACTGACCCGAGCGACCGGGGGATCCCTGAAGGTCCTCGGGACGGAGATGGTGGGCTTCTCCGAGCGCGCCTTCAAGCCGCTGCGCGCCGACATCGGCTTCGTGTTCCAGGATCCGGCGGCCAGCTTCAACCCGCTGCTGACGATCGCGGATGCGGTCGCCGAGCCCCTGGTCATCCACGGAAGGGCGCGATCGACGGCGCAGGCGAGGCCTCGCGTGGACGAGCTGCTCGAGGCCGTGCAACTGCCCCGCGCGTACGGGGACCGGTTCCCGCACGAGCTGTCGGGCGGCCAGCGCCAACGGGTGAGCCTGGCGCGTGCGCTCGCGCTCGAGCCCAAGCTCGTGATCGCCGACGAGCCGACCTCGGCCCTCGACGTGTCGGTGCAGGCCCGTGTGCTGGAGCTGTTCGCCGAGCTCCAGTCGAGCCTCGGCTTCGCCTGCCTGTTCATCAGCCACGACCTCGCCGTCGTCGACCTCCTCGCCGACCGCATCGCGGTGCTGTATCACGGGAAGCTCGTCGAGGAGGGCGATGCCGCCGAGGTTCTCGGCTCGCCGCAGCACGAGTACACGAAGCGCCTGCTCGAGTCGCTTCCCGTGCCCGACCCGGTGGAGCAGGCCGCGCGCCGCGCTGCCCGTACCTCGTAG
- a CDS encoding ABC transporter permease, with translation MKPEPISAAVPERPDLWHRIPVIKQLRQSSGLQRGMLIAGLVITAIFVLMAIFAPLLAPFGFAQLRDADGAFGAQQPPSAAHPMGTTVGGYDVLSRVIWGAQTALLVIVMAVVFSIVIGILLGLVSGYIGGWLDRVLVVIGDAIYAFPSLLLAIVLSIVISGGQSSLWGGITAAALSITVIYIPQYYRVIRAETMRIKAEPYVESARMLGASAPRIMFRHVLRNATRTLPVLFTLNSSEAILTLAGLGFLGFGIEPTAAAEWGYDLNKALSDVTSGIWWTALYPGLAIVVSVLGITLVGESMNDLSDPRLRGRRASRRSRRHDRSAGSAAASSSDATMATGAADTKEAGA, from the coding sequence ATGAAGCCCGAGCCGATCTCGGCCGCCGTTCCGGAGCGGCCCGACCTGTGGCACCGCATCCCCGTGATCAAGCAGCTCCGGCAGAGCTCGGGCCTGCAGCGCGGGATGCTGATCGCGGGTCTCGTGATCACCGCGATCTTCGTGCTCATGGCGATCTTCGCGCCGCTCCTGGCCCCGTTCGGCTTCGCGCAGCTCCGCGACGCCGACGGCGCCTTCGGCGCGCAGCAGCCGCCGAGCGCGGCGCACCCGATGGGGACCACCGTGGGCGGCTACGACGTGCTCTCCCGGGTGATCTGGGGAGCGCAGACGGCGCTCCTCGTGATCGTCATGGCCGTGGTGTTCTCGATCGTCATCGGGATCCTGCTGGGCCTCGTGTCCGGCTACATCGGCGGGTGGCTCGACCGGGTCCTGGTCGTGATCGGGGACGCGATCTACGCGTTCCCCTCGCTGCTCCTCGCCATCGTGCTCTCCATCGTGATCAGCGGCGGCCAGTCCAGCCTCTGGGGCGGGATCACCGCGGCGGCCCTGTCGATCACGGTGATCTACATCCCGCAGTACTACCGCGTGATCCGTGCCGAGACCATGCGCATCAAGGCCGAGCCGTACGTGGAGTCGGCGCGGATGCTGGGCGCCTCGGCCCCGCGGATCATGTTCCGCCACGTCCTGCGGAACGCCACGCGCACGCTCCCCGTGCTGTTCACGCTGAACTCGTCGGAGGCGATCCTCACGCTCGCCGGTCTGGGCTTCCTCGGCTTCGGCATCGAGCCCACGGCCGCGGCCGAGTGGGGCTACGACCTCAACAAGGCGCTGTCCGACGTGACGAGCGGCATCTGGTGGACGGCGCTCTACCCGGGACTGGCGATCGTCGTCTCCGTGCTGGGCATCACGCTGGTGGGGGAGAGCATGAACGACCTGTCCGATCCGCGCCTGCGGGGTCGGCGGGCGTCGAGACGCTCCCGGCGCCATGACCGTTCCGCCGGATCCGCCGCCGCGTCGAGCTCCGACGCCACGATGGCCACCGGTGCGGCCGACACGAAGGAGGCAGGCGCATGA
- a CDS encoding ABC transporter permease, with protein sequence MLPTDAPSVVAPRPRSADGGLGRYILVRFLLIFPTIFILVTLVFLLMRTIGDPITAAQGGRLTADQLQERIHAAGYDRPVLVQYVEYLGQVFTGNFGNTISDNRPVTEVLLTYGGATLELAFYALIVAFIVGIPLGMLAAYFRDRLPDAVLRIFAILCYATPVFFAGMLLKLVFSVWLGWLPVAGRASTRTELAMQTADVHTGIYLIDAIASGSSAAIGDVLAHAVLPGIALGLLTAGVFLRLVRTNVIGTLSTDYVEAARSRGVSEARLVRKHAYKPALIPIITVIGLQIALLLGGAVLTETTFEWKGLGFQLAAYLAARDFVAVQGIVALLAVIVAVTNFIVDVLAALIDPRVRY encoded by the coding sequence ATGCTCCCCACCGACGCGCCGTCGGTGGTCGCACCCCGGCCCAGGAGCGCCGACGGCGGCCTCGGCCGCTACATCCTGGTCCGCTTCCTCCTGATCTTCCCGACCATCTTCATCCTGGTCACCCTCGTGTTCCTGCTGATGCGCACGATCGGCGATCCGATCACCGCCGCCCAGGGCGGCCGGCTCACCGCGGATCAGCTGCAGGAGCGCATCCACGCGGCCGGGTACGACCGTCCGGTGCTCGTGCAGTACGTCGAGTACCTCGGGCAGGTGTTCACCGGCAACTTCGGGAACACGATCTCCGACAACCGGCCCGTCACCGAGGTGCTGCTCACCTACGGCGGCGCCACGCTCGAGCTGGCCTTCTACGCGCTCATCGTCGCGTTCATCGTGGGCATCCCGCTGGGCATGCTCGCCGCCTACTTCCGCGACCGGCTGCCGGATGCGGTGCTCCGCATCTTCGCGATCCTCTGCTACGCCACCCCGGTCTTCTTCGCCGGCATGCTCCTGAAGCTCGTCTTCTCGGTCTGGCTGGGCTGGCTCCCCGTCGCCGGTCGAGCGTCGACGAGGACCGAGCTGGCGATGCAGACCGCCGACGTGCACACCGGCATCTACCTCATCGACGCCATCGCCTCGGGCAGCTCCGCCGCGATCGGCGACGTCCTCGCCCACGCCGTGCTCCCAGGCATCGCCCTCGGGCTCCTCACGGCGGGGGTCTTCCTCCGTCTGGTCAGGACGAACGTGATCGGCACGCTGTCCACCGACTACGTCGAGGCGGCGCGCTCCCGCGGCGTCTCGGAGGCGCGGCTCGTGCGCAAGCACGCCTACAAGCCGGCGCTCATCCCGATCATCACCGTCATCGGCCTGCAGATCGCCCTGCTCCTCGGCGGGGCCGTGCTCACCGAGACGACGTTCGAGTGGAAGGGGCTCGGGTTCCAGCTCGCCGCCTATCTCGCCGCCCGGGACTTCGTCGCCGTGCAGGGCATCGTCGCCCTCCTCGCGGTCATCGTCGCGGTGACGAACTTCATCGTCGACGTCCTCGCCGCGCTCATCGACCCGAGGGTGAGGTACTGA
- a CDS encoding ABC transporter substrate-binding protein, which yields MTSASTIARRALVVAAGGVAFSLVLAGCSNGGSAESTNGSGETIIVGTTDKVTTLDPAGSYDNGSFAVMNQVFPFLMNTPYGSPDVEPDIAESAEFTAPTEYTVKLKPGLKWANGHDLTSSDVKFSFDRQLKIADPNGPSSLLYNLDSVATPDDTTVVFTLKSPDDQVFPQILSSPAGPIVDEEVFSADAVTPDTEIVDGDAFAGQYTISSYDFNNLISYEPYADYQGLLDPAASPINVKYYADSSNLKLDVQEGNIDVAFRSLSATDVEDLQGNDKVKVYDGPGGEIRYIVFNFDTQPFGATTPEADPAKALAVRQAVADLIDRDEIAEQVYKGTYTPLYSFVPAGLTGSTEVLKETYGDGNGGPSVDKAKQTLAAAGVTEPITLNLQYSPDHYGPSSGDEYALIKDQLEASGLFTVNLQSTEWVQYAKDRTADLYPAYQLGWFPDYSDADNYLTPFFLTENFLSNHYSNQQVNDLILQQASTPDAAERTKLIEQIQQLEAGDLSTVPYLQGAQVAVAGTDIGGVTLDASFKFRYAPLTKG from the coding sequence ATGACATCCGCTTCCACGATCGCCCGCCGCGCGCTCGTCGTCGCCGCGGGAGGCGTCGCGTTCTCGCTCGTCCTCGCAGGCTGCTCGAACGGCGGCTCCGCGGAGTCGACCAACGGGTCCGGCGAGACGATCATCGTCGGCACCACCGACAAGGTCACGACCCTCGACCCGGCCGGCTCGTACGACAACGGCTCGTTCGCCGTGATGAACCAGGTCTTCCCGTTCCTCATGAACACGCCGTACGGCAGCCCGGACGTCGAGCCCGACATCGCCGAGAGTGCCGAGTTCACCGCTCCGACCGAGTACACGGTGAAGCTCAAGCCCGGACTGAAGTGGGCCAACGGCCACGACCTCACCTCCTCCGACGTGAAGTTCTCCTTCGACCGCCAGCTGAAGATCGCCGACCCGAACGGTCCGTCGTCGCTGCTCTACAACCTCGACTCCGTCGCCACCCCCGACGACACCACCGTGGTCTTCACCCTCAAGAGCCCGGACGACCAGGTCTTCCCGCAGATCCTGTCGAGCCCGGCCGGCCCGATCGTCGACGAGGAGGTCTTCTCGGCCGACGCCGTGACCCCCGACACCGAGATCGTGGACGGTGACGCCTTCGCCGGCCAGTACACGATCTCGAGCTACGACTTCAACAACCTGATCTCGTACGAGCCCTACGCCGACTACCAGGGTCTGCTGGACCCCGCGGCCTCGCCGATCAACGTCAAGTACTACGCCGACTCGTCGAACCTGAAGCTCGACGTGCAGGAGGGCAACATCGACGTGGCGTTCCGGAGCCTCTCCGCGACCGACGTCGAGGACCTCCAGGGCAACGACAAGGTGAAGGTCTACGACGGCCCGGGCGGCGAGATCCGCTACATCGTCTTCAACTTCGACACCCAGCCGTTCGGCGCGACCACGCCGGAGGCGGACCCCGCCAAGGCCCTCGCGGTCCGTCAGGCGGTGGCCGACCTGATCGACCGCGACGAGATCGCCGAGCAGGTCTACAAGGGCACCTACACCCCGCTGTACTCCTTCGTCCCCGCGGGCCTCACCGGCTCGACCGAGGTGCTCAAGGAGACCTACGGCGACGGCAACGGCGGACCCTCGGTCGACAAGGCGAAGCAGACCCTCGCCGCGGCCGGCGTCACCGAGCCCATCACGCTCAACCTGCAGTACAGCCCCGACCACTACGGTCCCTCCTCGGGCGACGAGTACGCGCTGATCAAGGACCAGCTCGAGGCGTCGGGCCTGTTCACCGTGAACCTCCAGTCCACGGAGTGGGTGCAGTACGCGAAGGACCGCACCGCCGACCTCTACCCGGCGTACCAGCTCGGCTGGTTCCCCGACTACTCGGACGCGGACAACTACCTCACGCCGTTCTTCCTCACCGAGAACTTCCTGTCGAACCACTACTCGAACCAGCAGGTGAACGACCTCATCCTGCAGCAGGCGTCGACCCCCGACGCCGCCGAGCGCACGAAGCTCATCGAGCAGATCCAGCAGCTCGAGGCGGGCGACCTGTCGACCGTCCCGTACCTGCAGGGCGCGCAGGTGGCCGTGGCCGGGACGGACATCGGCGGCGTCACGCTCGACGCGTCGTTCAAGTTCCGCTACGCGCCGCTGACCAAGGGCTGA